A stretch of Monomorium pharaonis isolate MP-MQ-018 chromosome 7, ASM1337386v2, whole genome shotgun sequence DNA encodes these proteins:
- the LOC105829562 gene encoding regulator of G-protein signaling loco isoform X1, with protein MRKRAACERDMDALAKSVRRKNGHGQVCPGCSGVHRARCRVRLPPRQFPDDASFGKFGTDPCLEGVPSSIYGSTESCDKNSDCKGVHTWANGFEKLLEDPKGLQTFAEFLKKEFSHENIYFWAACERYKDTKDIIMRHRLACQIYQRHLSSTAAEPVNVDSHASGQITQELLDEAPADLFLQAQKQVFNLMKFDSYPRFLRSELYRACLEAGSAIIDTEDCDLHLTSSPSVKLKKSHSDAEDRCRKSILPWNRKNRSKSKDRGEQEYNKAPNRSETIYKSFTVIKRETEGNNNEDSVSISSSRSSLASWDLALRQSFNKSVSSCDGQTNEKKDRSKCTGLCRVILPDGSTTVVTTSQTETIKDVVTRLLDKRALRYSNYDVLILATDEMVDTKCFSSVLAGQEVEVVLTKVLKVELPSRRIISVIAHKGKTLKEVLRPLLNKYGFNLDSISIWSEGRCVSMDIIAINAPTRITVVANEEDFQRELHTAKYLDEVSHAQPTLDEITNKVFEELLVGKSRNKYQYSEGSCKSDDQRSEGSSILSTKFFLRDSTIHGKKKAKSKCCNTSERGNTNDCIHEGAPVKSQPPLIAKWRNGVKLQLPGRFDGDELYEGLKRAQRSRLEDQRGTEINFELPDFLKNKENGKPNSNKMRRTRVVSANCESTAKFYDSSEDKQSSSGYEYPAHVTNGTANERFSALVNITEPLNKCLDSSFTLDGDRTLVDGDQTIVENGNDSPLKSPHSGSFGNTDVSPTKLSKPPPLPPKPKNLVVKNVVKTGYIASPKTLQRPNHVIE; from the exons ATGCGAAAACGCGCGGCCTGCGAGCGTGACATGGATGCACTGGCGAAATCAGTACGTAGAAAAAATGGGCACGGGCAGGTTTGCCCGGGGTGTTCGGGCGTGCATCGCGCACGTTGTCGCGTACGGCTGCCGCCACGACAATTCCCCGATGACGCATCGTTCGGCAAATTTGGAACGGATCCATGTTTAGAAGGAGTTCCGTCATCCATC TATGGTAGTACTGAGTCCTGTGACAAAAACAGTGACTGCAAAGGTGTGCACACGTGGGCAAATGGATTTGAAAAACTGTTGGAGGATCCAAAAGGCTTGCAAACATTCGCT gaATTTCTCAAGAAGGAGTTTAgtcatgaaaatatatatttttgggcTGCTTGTGAGAGATATAAAGATACTAAAGACATTATTATGCGTCACCGATTAGCTTGTCAAATATACCAGCGACATTTGTCAAGTACAGCTGCCGAGCCAGTAAATGTTGATAGTCATGCGTCCGGACAAATTACTCAAGAATTACTCGACGAAGCACCCGCGGATTTATTTCTGCAG GCTCAGAAACAAGTATTCAATCTAATGAAGTTTGACAGTTATCCGAGATTTTTACGATCAGAACTTTATCGTGCCTGTCTGGAAGCAGGGAGCGCAATTATTGATACAGAAGACTGTGATCTACATCTTACAAGTTCGCCtagtgtaaaattaaagaagagtCACTCAGATGCAGAAGATCGTTGTCGAAAATCAATTCTTCCATGGAACAGAAAGAatag ATCTAAATCAAAAGATCGTGGTGAACAAGAGTACAACAAAGCCCCTAATCGAAGTGAGACTATATATAAAAGCTTTACAGTCATTAAGAGAGAAACGGAAGGCAATAATAATGAGGACAGTGTGTCAATATCTAGTAGTCGGTCGTCATTAGCATCGTGGGATTTGGCGTTACGGCAGTCGTTTAACAAA TCTGTATCGTCTTGCGATGGACAAACAAACGAAAAGAAAGATCGCAGCAAATGTACAGGTTTATGTCGAGTCATATTGCCTGATGGGTCCACTACTGTAGTGACAACCAGCCAAACTGAAACCATTAAAGATGTGGTTACCCGTCTTCTCGATAAGCGAGCTCTACGATATTCTAACTATGATGTTTTAATACTAGCAACGGATGAG ATGGTGGATACGAAATGTTTTTCGTCAGTATTAGCAGGCCAGGAAGTGGAGGTCGTtcttacaaaagttttaaaagtagAACTGCCTTCACGAAGGATAATAAGTGTTATCGCTCACAAGGGGAAAACTCTGAAAGAAGTTTTGAGACCTCTTCTAAATAAATATGGTTTTAATTTAGACTCAATTAGTATTTGGAGCGAAGGTCGTTGTGTTTCTATGGATATCATAGCTATTAATGCTCCTACGCGTATCACTGTAGTGGCGAATGAAGAag ATTTTCAACGAGAATTGCATACTGCCAAGTATTTAGATGAGGTGTCACACGCACAACCAACACTAGATGAAATTACTAATAAAGTATTTGAGGAACTTCTGGTTGGGAAGagtagaaataaatatcagTATAGTGAAGGGTCATGTAAG TCGGATGATCAACGCTCGGAAGGATCTTCTATATTATCTACCAAATTCTTTCTTCGGGATTCGACAATTCATGGAAAGAAAAAG GCAAAATCTAAATGTTGCAATACAAGTGAGAGGGGTAATACAAACGATTGCATACATGAGGGAGCGCCCGTTAAATCCCAGCCACCACTTATCGCTAAGTGGCGCAATGGCGTAAAATTGCAGCTTCCAGGCAGATTTGATGGAGATG AATTATATGAAGGATTGAAAAGAGCACAAAGATCGAGATTAGAGGATCAGAGAGGAACAGAAATTAACTTTGAATTGCCAGATTTTTTGAAG AACAAGGAGAATGGGAAACCGAATTCTAATAAGATGCGAAGAACTCGGGTGGTGTCGGCAAATTGCGAGAGCACTGCAAAGTTTTATGACTCTAGTGAAGACAAGCAGAGCAGCAGCGGATACGAGTACCCCGCGCATGTGACAAACGGAACCGCGAACGAGCGATTCTCAGCCCTAGTTAATATTACTGAGCCTTTAAATAAGTGCCTTGATAGCTCGTTCACTCTAGATGGTGATAGGACATTGGTGGACGGAGATCAGACGATCGTCGAGAATGGTAATGATTCTCCGTTGAAAAGTCCGCACTCAGGAAGCTTCGGAAACACAGACGTGTCGCCTACGAAATTGTCGAAACCTCCACCGTTACCGCCGAAGCCCAAAAATCTTGTCGTGAAGAACGTGGTGAAGACCGGCTACATCGCGTCACCGAAAACTTTGCAAAGACCTAACCATGTGATCGAATGA
- the LOC105829562 gene encoding regulator of G-protein signaling loco isoform X2, whose amino-acid sequence MRHRLACQIYQRHLSSTAAEPVNVDSHASGQITQELLDEAPADLFLQAQKQVFNLMKFDSYPRFLRSELYRACLEAGSAIIDTEDCDLHLTSSPSVKLKKSHSDAEDRCRKSILPWNRKNRSKSKDRGEQEYNKAPNRSETIYKSFTVIKRETEGNNNEDSVSISSSRSSLASWDLALRQSFNKSVSSCDGQTNEKKDRSKCTGLCRVILPDGSTTVVTTSQTETIKDVVTRLLDKRALRYSNYDVLILATDEMVDTKCFSSVLAGQEVEVVLTKVLKVELPSRRIISVIAHKGKTLKEVLRPLLNKYGFNLDSISIWSEGRCVSMDIIAINAPTRITVVANEEDFQRELHTAKYLDEVSHAQPTLDEITNKVFEELLVGKSRNKYQYSEGSCKSDDQRSEGSSILSTKFFLRDSTIHGKKKAKSKCCNTSERGNTNDCIHEGAPVKSQPPLIAKWRNGVKLQLPGRFDGDELYEGLKRAQRSRLEDQRGTEINFELPDFLKNKENGKPNSNKMRRTRVVSANCESTAKFYDSSEDKQSSSGYEYPAHVTNGTANERFSALVNITEPLNKCLDSSFTLDGDRTLVDGDQTIVENGNDSPLKSPHSGSFGNTDVSPTKLSKPPPLPPKPKNLVVKNVVKTGYIASPKTLQRPNHVIE is encoded by the exons ATGCGTCACCGATTAGCTTGTCAAATATACCAGCGACATTTGTCAAGTACAGCTGCCGAGCCAGTAAATGTTGATAGTCATGCGTCCGGACAAATTACTCAAGAATTACTCGACGAAGCACCCGCGGATTTATTTCTGCAG GCTCAGAAACAAGTATTCAATCTAATGAAGTTTGACAGTTATCCGAGATTTTTACGATCAGAACTTTATCGTGCCTGTCTGGAAGCAGGGAGCGCAATTATTGATACAGAAGACTGTGATCTACATCTTACAAGTTCGCCtagtgtaaaattaaagaagagtCACTCAGATGCAGAAGATCGTTGTCGAAAATCAATTCTTCCATGGAACAGAAAGAatag ATCTAAATCAAAAGATCGTGGTGAACAAGAGTACAACAAAGCCCCTAATCGAAGTGAGACTATATATAAAAGCTTTACAGTCATTAAGAGAGAAACGGAAGGCAATAATAATGAGGACAGTGTGTCAATATCTAGTAGTCGGTCGTCATTAGCATCGTGGGATTTGGCGTTACGGCAGTCGTTTAACAAA TCTGTATCGTCTTGCGATGGACAAACAAACGAAAAGAAAGATCGCAGCAAATGTACAGGTTTATGTCGAGTCATATTGCCTGATGGGTCCACTACTGTAGTGACAACCAGCCAAACTGAAACCATTAAAGATGTGGTTACCCGTCTTCTCGATAAGCGAGCTCTACGATATTCTAACTATGATGTTTTAATACTAGCAACGGATGAG ATGGTGGATACGAAATGTTTTTCGTCAGTATTAGCAGGCCAGGAAGTGGAGGTCGTtcttacaaaagttttaaaagtagAACTGCCTTCACGAAGGATAATAAGTGTTATCGCTCACAAGGGGAAAACTCTGAAAGAAGTTTTGAGACCTCTTCTAAATAAATATGGTTTTAATTTAGACTCAATTAGTATTTGGAGCGAAGGTCGTTGTGTTTCTATGGATATCATAGCTATTAATGCTCCTACGCGTATCACTGTAGTGGCGAATGAAGAag ATTTTCAACGAGAATTGCATACTGCCAAGTATTTAGATGAGGTGTCACACGCACAACCAACACTAGATGAAATTACTAATAAAGTATTTGAGGAACTTCTGGTTGGGAAGagtagaaataaatatcagTATAGTGAAGGGTCATGTAAG TCGGATGATCAACGCTCGGAAGGATCTTCTATATTATCTACCAAATTCTTTCTTCGGGATTCGACAATTCATGGAAAGAAAAAG GCAAAATCTAAATGTTGCAATACAAGTGAGAGGGGTAATACAAACGATTGCATACATGAGGGAGCGCCCGTTAAATCCCAGCCACCACTTATCGCTAAGTGGCGCAATGGCGTAAAATTGCAGCTTCCAGGCAGATTTGATGGAGATG AATTATATGAAGGATTGAAAAGAGCACAAAGATCGAGATTAGAGGATCAGAGAGGAACAGAAATTAACTTTGAATTGCCAGATTTTTTGAAG AACAAGGAGAATGGGAAACCGAATTCTAATAAGATGCGAAGAACTCGGGTGGTGTCGGCAAATTGCGAGAGCACTGCAAAGTTTTATGACTCTAGTGAAGACAAGCAGAGCAGCAGCGGATACGAGTACCCCGCGCATGTGACAAACGGAACCGCGAACGAGCGATTCTCAGCCCTAGTTAATATTACTGAGCCTTTAAATAAGTGCCTTGATAGCTCGTTCACTCTAGATGGTGATAGGACATTGGTGGACGGAGATCAGACGATCGTCGAGAATGGTAATGATTCTCCGTTGAAAAGTCCGCACTCAGGAAGCTTCGGAAACACAGACGTGTCGCCTACGAAATTGTCGAAACCTCCACCGTTACCGCCGAAGCCCAAAAATCTTGTCGTGAAGAACGTGGTGAAGACCGGCTACATCGCGTCACCGAAAACTTTGCAAAGACCTAACCATGTGATCGAATGA
- the LOC105830971 gene encoding protein D1 isoform X1 codes for MPLLLPISCTTSSCGTLLTLWPFTATSREAQIGALVHIELARDPLFEVNSRLESHRLTDNNRRPITDCYINRRRGRIASVVGTRLLSSMAQALQTHEVIPDVVDKVPADVLNITYPNNLAVEIGKVLTPTQVKDQPTVQWNADPNAFYTLCMSDPDAPSRQDPKFREWQHWLVGNIPGSDVSKGEVLHQFIGSGPPQGTGLHRYVFFLYKQPGKLTFDEKRLTNRSGDNRGKFSTKKFAAKYNLGDPIAGNMYQAEFDDYVPILYKQLGV; via the exons ATGCCCTTGCTGCTGCCGATCAGCTGCACCACGTCGTCGTGCGGCACCTTGCTAACGTTGTGGCCGTTCACGGCGACGAG ccgCGAGGCGCAAATAGGTGCATTGGTGCATATAGAGCTCGCACGTGACCCGCTCTTTGAAGTGAACTCGCGTTTGGAAAGTCACCGGCTAACAGATAATAATCGGCGGCCGATAACGGACTGTTACATAAATCGTCGGCGAGGAC GAATTGCATCGGTTGTGGGAACACGTCTATTGTCATCCATGGCTCAGGCACTGCAGACTCACGAAGTCATTCCAGATGTGGTGGACAAGGTGCCCGCCGACGTCCTGAACATTACCTATCCCAACAATCTCGCCGTTGAGATAGGCAAGGTGCTCACACCGACTCAAGTCAAAGATCAGCCTACTGTGCAGTGGAATGCAGATCCAAATGCATTTTACACCTTGTGCATGAGTG ATCCTGACGCCCCAAGCAGACAGGATCCTAAATTTCGTGAGTGGCAACACTGGCTAGTAGGCAATATTCCTGGATCGGATGTGTCTAAGGGAGAGGTTCTACATCAATTCATCGGTTCTGGACCTCCACAGGGTACAGGTCTCCACAGATATGTATTCTTTTTGTACAAACAGCCTGGAAAGCTTACTTTTGACGAGAAGCGCTTAACCAACCGAAGTGGTGACAACCGTGGCAAGTTTTCCACTAAGAAATTTGCTGCTAAATACAATCTCGGCGATCCGATTGCCGGTAATATGTATCAAGCGGAGTTTGACGATTACGTACCGATTCTCTATAAGCAACTGGGAGTTTAA
- the LOC105830971 gene encoding protein D2 isoform X3: MSVCLHASRIASVVGTRLLSSMAQALQTHEVIPDVVDKVPADVLNITYPNNLAVEIGKVLTPTQVKDQPTVQWNADPNAFYTLCMSDPDAPSRQDPKFREWQHWLVGNIPGSDVSKGEVLHQFIGSGPPQGTGLHRYVFFLYKQPGKLTFDEKRLTNRSGDNRGKFSTKKFAAKYNLGDPIAGNMYQAEFDDYVPILYKQLGV; this comes from the exons ATGTCTGTGTGTCTTCACGCTTCGA GAATTGCATCGGTTGTGGGAACACGTCTATTGTCATCCATGGCTCAGGCACTGCAGACTCACGAAGTCATTCCAGATGTGGTGGACAAGGTGCCCGCCGACGTCCTGAACATTACCTATCCCAACAATCTCGCCGTTGAGATAGGCAAGGTGCTCACACCGACTCAAGTCAAAGATCAGCCTACTGTGCAGTGGAATGCAGATCCAAATGCATTTTACACCTTGTGCATGAGTG ATCCTGACGCCCCAAGCAGACAGGATCCTAAATTTCGTGAGTGGCAACACTGGCTAGTAGGCAATATTCCTGGATCGGATGTGTCTAAGGGAGAGGTTCTACATCAATTCATCGGTTCTGGACCTCCACAGGGTACAGGTCTCCACAGATATGTATTCTTTTTGTACAAACAGCCTGGAAAGCTTACTTTTGACGAGAAGCGCTTAACCAACCGAAGTGGTGACAACCGTGGCAAGTTTTCCACTAAGAAATTTGCTGCTAAATACAATCTCGGCGATCCGATTGCCGGTAATATGTATCAAGCGGAGTTTGACGATTACGTACCGATTCTCTATAAGCAACTGGGAGTTTAA
- the LOC105830971 gene encoding protein D2 isoform X2 encodes MVPRHEIFVVILCLGIASVVGTRLLSSMAQALQTHEVIPDVVDKVPADVLNITYPNNLAVEIGKVLTPTQVKDQPTVQWNADPNAFYTLCMSDPDAPSRQDPKFREWQHWLVGNIPGSDVSKGEVLHQFIGSGPPQGTGLHRYVFFLYKQPGKLTFDEKRLTNRSGDNRGKFSTKKFAAKYNLGDPIAGNMYQAEFDDYVPILYKQLGV; translated from the exons ATGGTGCCGCGTCACGAGATTTTCGTCGTGATTTTATGTTTGG GAATTGCATCGGTTGTGGGAACACGTCTATTGTCATCCATGGCTCAGGCACTGCAGACTCACGAAGTCATTCCAGATGTGGTGGACAAGGTGCCCGCCGACGTCCTGAACATTACCTATCCCAACAATCTCGCCGTTGAGATAGGCAAGGTGCTCACACCGACTCAAGTCAAAGATCAGCCTACTGTGCAGTGGAATGCAGATCCAAATGCATTTTACACCTTGTGCATGAGTG ATCCTGACGCCCCAAGCAGACAGGATCCTAAATTTCGTGAGTGGCAACACTGGCTAGTAGGCAATATTCCTGGATCGGATGTGTCTAAGGGAGAGGTTCTACATCAATTCATCGGTTCTGGACCTCCACAGGGTACAGGTCTCCACAGATATGTATTCTTTTTGTACAAACAGCCTGGAAAGCTTACTTTTGACGAGAAGCGCTTAACCAACCGAAGTGGTGACAACCGTGGCAAGTTTTCCACTAAGAAATTTGCTGCTAAATACAATCTCGGCGATCCGATTGCCGGTAATATGTATCAAGCGGAGTTTGACGATTACGTACCGATTCTCTATAAGCAACTGGGAGTTTAA
- the LOC105830971 gene encoding protein D2 isoform X4, giving the protein MAQALQTHEVIPDVVDKVPADVLNITYPNNLAVEIGKVLTPTQVKDQPTVQWNADPNAFYTLCMSDPDAPSRQDPKFREWQHWLVGNIPGSDVSKGEVLHQFIGSGPPQGTGLHRYVFFLYKQPGKLTFDEKRLTNRSGDNRGKFSTKKFAAKYNLGDPIAGNMYQAEFDDYVPILYKQLGV; this is encoded by the exons ATGGCTCAGGCACTGCAGACTCACGAAGTCATTCCAGATGTGGTGGACAAGGTGCCCGCCGACGTCCTGAACATTACCTATCCCAACAATCTCGCCGTTGAGATAGGCAAGGTGCTCACACCGACTCAAGTCAAAGATCAGCCTACTGTGCAGTGGAATGCAGATCCAAATGCATTTTACACCTTGTGCATGAGTG ATCCTGACGCCCCAAGCAGACAGGATCCTAAATTTCGTGAGTGGCAACACTGGCTAGTAGGCAATATTCCTGGATCGGATGTGTCTAAGGGAGAGGTTCTACATCAATTCATCGGTTCTGGACCTCCACAGGGTACAGGTCTCCACAGATATGTATTCTTTTTGTACAAACAGCCTGGAAAGCTTACTTTTGACGAGAAGCGCTTAACCAACCGAAGTGGTGACAACCGTGGCAAGTTTTCCACTAAGAAATTTGCTGCTAAATACAATCTCGGCGATCCGATTGCCGGTAATATGTATCAAGCGGAGTTTGACGATTACGTACCGATTCTCTATAAGCAACTGGGAGTTTAA
- the LOC105831000 gene encoding protein D2 — protein sequence MKYLISGILLCAISFSLGDVESEFKKAKIESDIIDKAPVEKIEVKYGEKIVDLGTELTPTETHEIPEIHYKHEGGVLYTLVLTDPDAPRRGGYNREFRHWLVGNIPEENIAKGEVLAEYVGPAPPKNTGKHRYVFLLYKQNQGAITFDERRLSTWDGNQRKRFSIKKFAEKYNLEGPIAGNFMLAEYDDNVPAYHKHLNL from the exons ATGAAGTATTTAATATCAg GAATTCTTCTTTGTGCCATCAGTTTTTCGTTAGGCGATGTAGAATCGGAATTTAAGAAGGCGAAAATCGAATCCGACATTATAGATAAAGCACCAGTCGAAAAAATTGAG gTAAAATATGGTGAGAAGATAGTCGATCTAGGAACTGAATTGACGCCGACTGAAACTCACGAGATACCAGAAATACACTATAAACACGAAGGAGGAGTTCTGTACACGCTCGTTTTGACGG ACCCTGATGCACCGAGGAGAGGAGGATACAATCGAGAGTTCCGTCATTGGCTCGTAGGAAATATACCGGAAGAGAACATAGCTAAGGGCGAAGTCCTAGCAGAGTACGTCGGTCCTGCGCCTCCGAAAAACACCGGAAAGCATCGCTACGTGTTTCTCctttataaacaaaatcaaGGTGCAATTACCTTCGACGAAAGAAGGTTGAGCACTTG GGATGGAAATCAACGGAAGAGATTCTctataaaaaagtttgcaGAAAAATACAACCTGGAGGGTCCAATCGCTGGTAATTTTATGCTGGCGGAATACGACGATAATGTGCCTGCTTATCATAAGCATTTGAATCTTTAA